One window from the genome of Magnolia sinica isolate HGM2019 chromosome 4, MsV1, whole genome shotgun sequence encodes:
- the LOC131243743 gene encoding factor of DNA methylation 1-like isoform X4, which produces MLEIIENDKNENPPIDVEIDSPPTTVKRKLRSSVWSNFTKLKLSDGSEKARCKQCERLFTCGSSRGTSHLKRHIRSCPKSIREENQSSDTWDSFGTLDCGFSYRLKSSVWSNFTKLKLPDGSEKARCKQCKQLFTCRSSNGTSHLKRHIGTCPKIIHEENHSFDTWDSFGTLNDMKNSSLQWETWEQKSADEDVLRLVKEQKREKGAALNKILLLEKKLYQKQALELEIEQLKGELQVTKHMEEGDDLARKKMLEMIKVVEEKEGEMEHLDTLNPSLLVKEHQSNNELQDARKELIYGLKEMLSGRAMIGIKRMGELDRKPFQAACALKFSGEEAQIKTMELCSLWEYYIKNPAWHPYKMVTVGDKQEMRMMKC; this is translated from the exons ATGTTGGAGATTATTGAAAACGACAAGAATGAGAATCCTCCCATAGATGTTGAAATTGATTCACCGCCAACAACAGTTAAGAGAAAGCTAAGATCTTCTGTTTGGAGTAATTTCACAAAACTTAAGCTATCAGATGGTTCAGAAAAGGCACGTTGTAAACAATGTGAGCGATTGTTTACATGTGGAAGTTCGCGTGGAACAAGTCACCTTAAGAGACACATTAGAAGTTGTCCAAAAAGTATTCGCGAAGAAAATCAGTCCTCGGACACTTGGGACTCTTTTGGCACGTTG GATTGTGGATTCTCATACAGACTAAAATCTTCTGTTTGGAGTAATTTCACAAAACTTAAGCTACCAGATGGTTCAGAAAAGGCACGTTGTAAACAATGTAAACAATTGTTTACATGCAGAAGTTCTAATGGAACAAGTCACCTTAAGAGGCACATTGGAACTTGTCCAAAAATTATTCATGAAGAAAATCATTCCTTCGACACTTGGGACTCTTTTGGCACGTTG AACgatatgaagaacagttctcttcaatGGGAAACATGGGAGCAGAAAAGTGCTGATGAGGATGTCTTGAGGCTGGTTAAAGAGCAAAAG AGGGAAAAAGGAGCAGCTCTGAATAAAATACTTCTGTTGGAAAAGAAATTGTACCAGAAACAGGCATTGGAGCTGGAAATTGAGCAACTGAAAGGGGAGCTACAAGTAACGAAGCATATGGAAGAAGGCGATGATTTGGCTAGGAAGAAGATGCTAGAAATGATAAAAGTTGTGGAAGAGAAAGAAGGCGAAATGGAACACCTGGATACTCTCAATCCGTCTCTCCTAGTCAAAGAACATCAGAGCAACAATGAGCTGCAGGATGCGCGAAAAGAACTAATTTAT GGTTTGAAAGAGATGTTGAGTGGCCGTGCAATGATTGGAATCAAAAGAATGGGAGAGCTCGATAGAAAACCATTCCAGGCGGCTTGTGCACTGAAGTTTTCAGGAGAAGAAGCGCAAATcaaaacgatggagttatgttcCCTATGGGAATACTATATAAAAAATCCTGCATGGCATCCTTACAAGATGGTCACAGTCGGAGATAAGCAGGAG ATGAGGATGATGAAATGTTAA
- the LOC131243743 gene encoding factor of DNA methylation 1-like isoform X5 — MLEIIENDKNENPPIDVEIDSPPTTVKRKLRSSVWSNFTKLKLSDGSEKARCKQCERLFTCGSSRGTSHLKRHIRSCPKSIREENQSSDTWDSFGTLNDMKNSSLQWETWEQKSADEDVLRLVKEQKREKGAALNKILLLEKKLYQKQALELEIEQLKGELQVTKHMEEGDDLARKKMLEMIKVVEEKEGEMEHLDTLNPSLLVKEHQSNNELQDARKELIYGLKEMLSGRAMIGIKRMGELDRKPFQAACALKFSGEEAQIKTMELCSLWEYYIKNPAWHPYKMVTVGDKQEEIIDEDDEMLKELKNEWGDEVFKSVATTLMEMNEYNPIGRYAIPELWNFKEGRKAMLKEGVQYILSQWKTLKRKRCQNKG; from the exons ATGTTGGAGATTATTGAAAACGACAAGAATGAGAATCCTCCCATAGATGTTGAAATTGATTCACCGCCAACAACAGTTAAGAGAAAGCTAAGATCTTCTGTTTGGAGTAATTTCACAAAACTTAAGCTATCAGATGGTTCAGAAAAGGCACGTTGTAAACAATGTGAGCGATTGTTTACATGTGGAAGTTCGCGTGGAACAAGTCACCTTAAGAGACACATTAGAAGTTGTCCAAAAAGTATTCGCGAAGAAAATCAGTCCTCGGACACTTGGGACTCTTTTGGCACGTTG AACgatatgaagaacagttctcttcaatGGGAAACATGGGAGCAGAAAAGTGCTGATGAGGATGTCTTGAGGCTGGTTAAAGAGCAAAAG AGGGAAAAAGGAGCAGCTCTGAATAAAATACTTCTGTTGGAAAAGAAATTGTACCAGAAACAGGCATTGGAGCTGGAAATTGAGCAACTGAAAGGGGAGCTACAAGTAACGAAGCATATGGAAGAAGGCGATGATTTGGCTAGGAAGAAGATGCTAGAAATGATAAAAGTTGTGGAAGAGAAAGAAGGCGAAATGGAACACCTGGATACTCTCAATCCGTCTCTCCTAGTCAAAGAACATCAGAGCAACAATGAGCTGCAGGATGCGCGAAAAGAACTAATTTAT GGTTTGAAAGAGATGTTGAGTGGCCGTGCAATGATTGGAATCAAAAGAATGGGAGAGCTCGATAGAAAACCATTCCAGGCGGCTTGTGCACTGAAGTTTTCAGGAGAAGAAGCGCAAATcaaaacgatggagttatgttcCCTATGGGAATACTATATAAAAAATCCTGCATGGCATCCTTACAAGATGGTCACAGTCGGAGATAAGCAGGAG GAAATAATAGATGAGGATGATGAAATGTTAAAGGAACTAAAGAATGAGTGGGGCGACGAGGTTTTCAAGTCTGTAGCTACAACTTTAATGGAGATGAATGAATACAACCCTATTGGGCGATATGCCATACCAGAGCTATGGAATTTCAAAGAGGGAAGGAAGGCGATGTTGAAAGAGGGGGTCCAATATATACTAAGCCAATGGAAAACTCTTAAACGTAAGAGATGCCAAAATAAAG GTTAG
- the LOC131243743 gene encoding factor of DNA methylation 1-like isoform X2, giving the protein MLEIIENDKNENPPIDVEIDSPPTTVKRKLRSSVWSNFTKLKLSDGSEKARCKQCERLFTCGSSRGTSHLKRHIRSCPKSIREENQSSDTWDSFGTLDCGFSYRLKSSVWSNFTKLKLPDGSEKARCKQCKQLFTCRSSNGTSHLKRHIGTCPKIIHEENHSFDTWDSFGTLREKGAALNKILLLEKKLYQKQALELEIEQLKGELQVTKHMEEGDDLARKKMLEMIKVVEEKEGEMEHLDTLNPSLLVKEHQSNNELQDARKELIYGLKEMLSGRAMIGIKRMGELDRKPFQAACALKFSGEEAQIKTMELCSLWEYYIKNPAWHPYKMVTVGDKQEEIIDEDDEMLKELKNEWGDEVFKSVATTLMEMNEYNPIGRYAIPELWNFKEGRKAMLKEGVQYILSQWKTLKRKRCQNKG; this is encoded by the exons ATGTTGGAGATTATTGAAAACGACAAGAATGAGAATCCTCCCATAGATGTTGAAATTGATTCACCGCCAACAACAGTTAAGAGAAAGCTAAGATCTTCTGTTTGGAGTAATTTCACAAAACTTAAGCTATCAGATGGTTCAGAAAAGGCACGTTGTAAACAATGTGAGCGATTGTTTACATGTGGAAGTTCGCGTGGAACAAGTCACCTTAAGAGACACATTAGAAGTTGTCCAAAAAGTATTCGCGAAGAAAATCAGTCCTCGGACACTTGGGACTCTTTTGGCACGTTG GATTGTGGATTCTCATACAGACTAAAATCTTCTGTTTGGAGTAATTTCACAAAACTTAAGCTACCAGATGGTTCAGAAAAGGCACGTTGTAAACAATGTAAACAATTGTTTACATGCAGAAGTTCTAATGGAACAAGTCACCTTAAGAGGCACATTGGAACTTGTCCAAAAATTATTCATGAAGAAAATCATTCCTTCGACACTTGGGACTCTTTTGGCACGTTG AGGGAAAAAGGAGCAGCTCTGAATAAAATACTTCTGTTGGAAAAGAAATTGTACCAGAAACAGGCATTGGAGCTGGAAATTGAGCAACTGAAAGGGGAGCTACAAGTAACGAAGCATATGGAAGAAGGCGATGATTTGGCTAGGAAGAAGATGCTAGAAATGATAAAAGTTGTGGAAGAGAAAGAAGGCGAAATGGAACACCTGGATACTCTCAATCCGTCTCTCCTAGTCAAAGAACATCAGAGCAACAATGAGCTGCAGGATGCGCGAAAAGAACTAATTTAT GGTTTGAAAGAGATGTTGAGTGGCCGTGCAATGATTGGAATCAAAAGAATGGGAGAGCTCGATAGAAAACCATTCCAGGCGGCTTGTGCACTGAAGTTTTCAGGAGAAGAAGCGCAAATcaaaacgatggagttatgttcCCTATGGGAATACTATATAAAAAATCCTGCATGGCATCCTTACAAGATGGTCACAGTCGGAGATAAGCAGGAG GAAATAATAGATGAGGATGATGAAATGTTAAAGGAACTAAAGAATGAGTGGGGCGACGAGGTTTTCAAGTCTGTAGCTACAACTTTAATGGAGATGAATGAATACAACCCTATTGGGCGATATGCCATACCAGAGCTATGGAATTTCAAAGAGGGAAGGAAGGCGATGTTGAAAGAGGGGGTCCAATATATACTAAGCCAATGGAAAACTCTTAAACGTAAGAGATGCCAAAATAAAG GTTAG
- the LOC131243743 gene encoding factor of DNA methylation 1-like isoform X1: MLEIIENDKNENPPIDVEIDSPPTTVKRKLRSSVWSNFTKLKLSDGSEKARCKQCERLFTCGSSRGTSHLKRHIRSCPKSIREENQSSDTWDSFGTLDCGFSYRLKSSVWSNFTKLKLPDGSEKARCKQCKQLFTCRSSNGTSHLKRHIGTCPKIIHEENHSFDTWDSFGTLNDMKNSSLQWETWEQKSADEDVLRLVKEQKREKGAALNKILLLEKKLYQKQALELEIEQLKGELQVTKHMEEGDDLARKKMLEMIKVVEEKEGEMEHLDTLNPSLLVKEHQSNNELQDARKELIYGLKEMLSGRAMIGIKRMGELDRKPFQAACALKFSGEEAQIKTMELCSLWEYYIKNPAWHPYKMVTVGDKQEEIIDEDDEMLKELKNEWGDEVFKSVATTLMEMNEYNPIGRYAIPELWNFKEGRKAMLKEGVQYILSQWKTLKRKRCQNKG; encoded by the exons ATGTTGGAGATTATTGAAAACGACAAGAATGAGAATCCTCCCATAGATGTTGAAATTGATTCACCGCCAACAACAGTTAAGAGAAAGCTAAGATCTTCTGTTTGGAGTAATTTCACAAAACTTAAGCTATCAGATGGTTCAGAAAAGGCACGTTGTAAACAATGTGAGCGATTGTTTACATGTGGAAGTTCGCGTGGAACAAGTCACCTTAAGAGACACATTAGAAGTTGTCCAAAAAGTATTCGCGAAGAAAATCAGTCCTCGGACACTTGGGACTCTTTTGGCACGTTG GATTGTGGATTCTCATACAGACTAAAATCTTCTGTTTGGAGTAATTTCACAAAACTTAAGCTACCAGATGGTTCAGAAAAGGCACGTTGTAAACAATGTAAACAATTGTTTACATGCAGAAGTTCTAATGGAACAAGTCACCTTAAGAGGCACATTGGAACTTGTCCAAAAATTATTCATGAAGAAAATCATTCCTTCGACACTTGGGACTCTTTTGGCACGTTG AACgatatgaagaacagttctcttcaatGGGAAACATGGGAGCAGAAAAGTGCTGATGAGGATGTCTTGAGGCTGGTTAAAGAGCAAAAG AGGGAAAAAGGAGCAGCTCTGAATAAAATACTTCTGTTGGAAAAGAAATTGTACCAGAAACAGGCATTGGAGCTGGAAATTGAGCAACTGAAAGGGGAGCTACAAGTAACGAAGCATATGGAAGAAGGCGATGATTTGGCTAGGAAGAAGATGCTAGAAATGATAAAAGTTGTGGAAGAGAAAGAAGGCGAAATGGAACACCTGGATACTCTCAATCCGTCTCTCCTAGTCAAAGAACATCAGAGCAACAATGAGCTGCAGGATGCGCGAAAAGAACTAATTTAT GGTTTGAAAGAGATGTTGAGTGGCCGTGCAATGATTGGAATCAAAAGAATGGGAGAGCTCGATAGAAAACCATTCCAGGCGGCTTGTGCACTGAAGTTTTCAGGAGAAGAAGCGCAAATcaaaacgatggagttatgttcCCTATGGGAATACTATATAAAAAATCCTGCATGGCATCCTTACAAGATGGTCACAGTCGGAGATAAGCAGGAG GAAATAATAGATGAGGATGATGAAATGTTAAAGGAACTAAAGAATGAGTGGGGCGACGAGGTTTTCAAGTCTGTAGCTACAACTTTAATGGAGATGAATGAATACAACCCTATTGGGCGATATGCCATACCAGAGCTATGGAATTTCAAAGAGGGAAGGAAGGCGATGTTGAAAGAGGGGGTCCAATATATACTAAGCCAATGGAAAACTCTTAAACGTAAGAGATGCCAAAATAAAG GTTAG